The proteins below come from a single Miscanthus floridulus cultivar M001 chromosome 1, ASM1932011v1, whole genome shotgun sequence genomic window:
- the LOC136498622 gene encoding peroxidase 2-like, whose protein sequence is MAITATSPKMSSVFAALLSLLLLAVACQASPYYPLELGYYRYKCPQAEAIVKAIMEKAIAQNPGNGAAVIRMLFHDCFVEGCDASVLLDPTPFSPTPEKTSAPNNPSLRGFELIDAIKDALEAACPGVVSCADIIAFAARDASCFLSGGKLSFDMPAGRLDGTFSNASESLKFLVPPTSNLSTLVSSFAVKGMSVEDLVVLSGAHTVGRSHCSSFVSDRLNASVPSDISPGLAGFLKSRCPANPTSSNDPTVMQDVVTPNAMDNQYYKNVLSHTVLFTSDADLLTSGETAKLVLDNANIPGWWEDKFEKAMVKMASIEVKTGYQGQVRKNCRAINHY, encoded by the exons ATGGCCATTACTGCTACTTCACCGAAGATGTCGTCCGTTTTCGCCGCACTACTTAGCTTGCTGCTCCTAGCCGTGGCGTGTCAGGCCAGCCCTTACTACCCTCTGGAGCTAGGGTACTACCGTTACAAGTGTCCCCAGGCTGAGGCCATCGTGAAGGCCATCATGGAGAAGGCCATCGCCCAGAACCCTGGCAATGGCGCCGCTGTCATCCGTATGCTCTTCCATGACTGCTTCGTCGAG GGCTGTGATGCTTCCGTGCTTCTGGACCCGACCCCGTTCAGCCCGACGCCGGAGAAGACAAGCGCGCCCAACAACCCAAGCCTGCGCGGGTTCGAGCTGATCGACGCCATCAAGGACGCCCTGGAGGCCGCATGCCCCGGGGTTGTCTCCTGCGCCGACATCATCGCCTTCGCGGCCCGCGACGCGTCCTGCTTCCTGAGCGGCGGCAAGCTCAGCTTCGACATGCCAGCGGGCCGCCTGGACGGCACCTTCTCCAACGCCTCCGAGTCGCTCAAGTTCCTGGTCCCGCCCACGTCCAACCTCAGTACCCTCGTCTCCAGCTTCGCCGTCAAGGGGATGTCGGTGGAGGACCTGGTCGTGCTCTCCGGCGCGCATACCGTCGGCCGCTCGCACTGCTCGTCCTTCGTCTCCGACCGCCTCAATGCCTCGGTCCCCTCCGACATCAGCCCCGGGCTAGCCGGGTTCCTCAAGAGCCGCTGCCCGGCCAACCCGACGAGCAGCAACGACCCCACGGTGATGCAGGACGTTGTGACGCCCAACGCCATGGACAACCAGTACTACAAGAACGTGCTGTCGCACACCGTGCTCTTCACCTCTGACGCCGACCTGCTCACGTCGGGGGAGACGGCCAAGCTGGTGCTGGACAACGCCAATATCCCCGGGTGGTGGGAGGACAAGTTCGAGAAGGCCATGGTGAAGATGGCCAGCATCGAAGTGAAGACCGGGTACCAAGGCCAGGTCAGGAAGAACTGCAGGGCGATCAATCACTACTAG
- the LOC136465834 gene encoding peroxidase 2-like, giving the protein MAASFKLAVAVTWALVLATTACQGLDVGYYKKTCPRVEHIVRDEVKKFVYKNAGMGAGLIRMLFHDCFVQGCDGSVLLDPTPANPQPEKLSPPNFPSLRGFEVIDVAKDAVEKACPGVVSCADIVAFAARDAAYFLSRFNVKIDMPAGRLDGRVSNASEALDNLPPPVFNVTDLIASFAAKGLGVEDMVVLSGAHTVGRSHCSSFVPDRLAVPSDINAGFANFLRRRCPANPAPANDPTVNQDIVTPNALDNQYYKNVLAHKVLFTSDAALLTTPATAKMVGDNANIPGWWEDKFKKAFVKMSQIEVKTRNQGEIRKYCRAVNTK; this is encoded by the exons ATGGCTGCTTCGTTCAAGCTTGCGGTGGCGGTGACATGGGCCTTGGTCCTTGCGACGACGGCGTGCCAGGGCCTTGACGTGGGATACTACAAGAAGACATGCCCCCGCGTGGAGCACATTGTCCGCGACGAGGTGAAGAAGTTCGTCTACAAGAACGCCGGCATGGGCGCTGGCCTCATCCGCATGctcttccacgactgcttcgttCAG GGATGTGACGGCTCTGTGCTCCTGGACCCGACGCCGGCGAACCCGCAGCCGGAGAAGCTCAGCCCACCAAACTTTCCAAGCCTGCGCGGCTTCGAGGTCATCGACGTCGCCAAGGACGCCGTCGAGAAGGCCTGCCCGGGCGTGGTCTCCTGCGCGGACATCGTCGCCTTCGCCGCCCGTGACGCCGCCTACTTCCTCAGCAGGTTCAACGTGAAGATCGACATGCCCGCCGGCCGCCTCGACGGCCGCGTCTCCAACGCCTCGGAGGCCCTGGACAACCTGCCGCCACCCGTCTTCAACGTCACCGATCTCATCGCCTCCTTCGCCGCCAAGGGGCTCGGCGTCGAGGACATGGTCGTGCTCTCCGGCGCGCACACCGTCGGCCGCTCCCACTGCTCGTCCTTCGTCCCCGACCGCCTCGCCGTCCCCTCTGACATCAACGCTGGGTTTGCCAACTTCCTCCGGAGGCGGTGCCCTGCCAACCCGGCCCCGGCCAACGACCCCACCGTGAACCAGGACATCGTCACCCCCAACGCGCTCGACAACCAGTACTACAAGAACGTGCTCGCGCACAAGGTTCTCTTCACGTCCGACGCCGCGCTGCTCACCACGCCGGCCACGGCCAAGATGGTCGGTGACAACGCCAACATCCCCGGGTGGTGGGAGGACAAGTTTAAGAAGGCCTTCGTCAAGATGTCCCAGATTGAGGTGAAAACCCGTAACCAGGGAGAGATCAGGAAGTACTGCAGGGCTGTCAACACTAAATAA